Proteins encoded by one window of Xylocopa sonorina isolate GNS202 chromosome 16, iyXylSono1_principal, whole genome shotgun sequence:
- the LOC143431051 gene encoding dolichyldiphosphatase 1, with protein MALLDDDSLDKVKSSFIDAVQNSEWVPLSLTLVEYLTGDFFGRLLALVSLTPFVIITGFITLILFRRDLHTITFFSGIIINQCINLILKHTICEARPTKRANIHVEYGMPSTHSQFMWFFATYTTLFICIRLHHNNNSSILEKFWRITVIATCIIIAILVTYSRVYLLYHTSSQVLCGALIGIILATIWFTITCVVLTPLFPIIVSWRISEYLLLRDTSLIPNILWFEYTNIRTEARARSRKLVSMKSQ; from the exons ATGGCATTATTAGACGATGATTCGTTGGATAAAGTTAAATCGTCCTTTATCGATGCTGTTCAAAACTCGGAATGGGTTCCTTTGTCTCTTACGTTAGTTGAATACC ttACAGGCGATTTCTTTGGAAGATTGTTAGCTCTAGTAAGTTTGACACCATTCGTTATCATAACTGGTTTTATAACGTTGATTCTATTTAGAAGAGATTTACATACG ATTACCTTCTTTAGCGGCATTATAATTAACCAGTGTATCAACCTCATATTGAAACACACAATCTGCGAAGCCAGGCCGACGAAACGTGCTAATATTCACGTAGAATATGGTATGCCTTCGACGCATTCACAGTTTATGTGGTTTTTTGCAACATATACCACACTTTTCATATGTATTAG GTTACATCATAACAATAATAGCAGCATTTTAGAAAAATTTTGGAGAATTACCGTCATAGCCACTTGTATaattattgctattttagtCACGTATAGTAGAGTTTATTTATTATACCATACTAGTTCTCAAGTTCTGTGTGGTGCATTGATAGGTATAATATTAGCTACAATATGGTTCACAATCACGTGTGTAGTTCTCACACCACTTTTTCCTATAATTGTTTCATG GCGGATATCGGAATACCTGTTATTACGTGACACATCATTGATTCCCAATATTCTTTGGTTTGAATATACAAATATTCGTACAGAAGCACGAGCTCGTTCAAGAAAGTTAGTATCGATGAAGTCCCAATGA